The Helianthus annuus cultivar XRQ/B chromosome 15, HanXRQr2.0-SUNRISE, whole genome shotgun sequence genomic sequence agtgctttactgcacttttcctggatcacacagatcacctgaaacatgtttgaaaaaggttttgtcagcggggaaatactgagtgaatcattccattttctaaaacgacccgttagttataaatttacagtattaagagcgattacaatgtttctatcaaccaattatcaagaatgggtatttgtcacttgaccggatctgtgactgtggtcatatcactattggtcccgttgccctaatagtgacggtttactcacacagagtaataatcactcacatagagtaatattcactcacatagagtgataaaatagtaatgtgcacaataccccacataccagctgtaatttggtgattacaaagacttaatccctgtaattataaccttgaaaataatttgaggtattgtaatacttactcacaaactgtgagaaaacagttaaaaagaagaatgactcacattgcagattaacgagcaatagatataagcctactgattagccttgattacaactagtttaacacaatgcacacacaggcaggttagtaactaatacagcagttacgtcaattcacgagattaaaccttcacaacgattaatcagtgcaatactcgataattcaatcggattcacaacaaATAACaaagcatagtccgaattcgaacagcactctaatattcaagtcgaaatcacgacgaataatcaaagtacaagctcaattgagcagcacctggactattgttggatagttataatcgatcggacgttgaatcgtaatagcgatcgagttattaccctgattgcggcagcgtttcgataattgtgtgtgtttgtgaactgTTTCGACTATAACTCAGTATATAAAGTGAATTTGGACGTCGAAGTAAAGCACAGAACTAAGTCCCActgccctctatttatagctggaatttgccctccctcgcgccacgcgaagaagacctgtgtacccgtcgcgtggcgcgacgggtctatttcgtagcctaggttgtttcgtgtccaaACTAGCCTTGGTGAGTTGTTAATCAACGAAATTTTTACTTCTCCAACAAGTTTTAGAGGATAAAcgtcactagggtttaaccccccctgagtcttaggggccctgatcctgattccgattgttacgaaaattttagggtttatacggaatcacttgggtttcttaattagggtttccttattacctaattatcatcctaattatggattttagtggcagttgttacaattATCCGGCTCCATTTTCAGTCTCCACCACCATTTTGCTAAAAGTGCCAAATTCATATCCTTTAATTTTCCGATTCCGAGACCCCCAAAATCTTTTGAGGCTACAACTTTTTCCCATTTTACCCATCTAATTTTGTTATTTGTATTACATCCACCCCACAAGAACTTTCTCCATATTCCTTGTAAAACCTTTATTACCCCAATCGGACACCTATAAAGAGACAAAAAGTAGTTTGGTAAACTACCGAGCACTGGTTTTACTAAAACAACTCTCCCGGCAAATGACAAAGCTTTCGCCTTCCAATTCGAAAGTCTCCTGTTAAACATGTCTATAACCTCTTTCCAATTTGTAATTCTATTCATATTTGCGCCGACCTTTAACCCTAAGTAAACAAATGGTAGTTTACCAGGTTTGCAATTGAAAACCAACGCCATATTACTCACATCCTCCTCATTTATACCCACTCCATACAGCTGACTTTTCTGTGGATTCACTTTTAGCCCAGACAATAAGTAAAAAATGCGCAAAATTCTTTTAAGGTTTCTTACATTATTCTCCTCCCATTCACCAACAAAGATTGAGTCGTCCGCATACAACATATGTGTTAGGTATGGCCCGTCCCTAGGTAGTTTTATTCCCACAAAAATGTTGTTTTCTTTAACCCTCTCCATCATAACGTGTAGTGCCTCAATAGCCGTTATAAAAAGGAAAGGTGAAAGCGGGTCGCCTTGCCTTAATCCTCTTTTATAATGAAATTCCTCCGTAGGAGACCCATCAACCAAAGTAGAACCCCATCCCGCGAATAAGATCCCCATGATCCAATTTCTCCATTTTGTCGAAAATCCCATATGGGTTAGAATGGAAATTAAAAATTTCCAGTTTAGAGTGTTATATGCCTTTTCTATATCGGCCTTAAAGACAAACATATGTTTCCCCGATCTCCTCGCCCAACCCAATACCTCATTCACTATCAAAGGGCCATCAACAATATTCCTATCCGACATGAAAGGCGATTGGACATTTGATACTATATGTTTAATGACAACTTTCATTCTATTGGCAAGGACCTTAGAAATGATTTTATTCACTACCCCCACTAACGAAATAGGTCTAAAATCTGAAAGAGTAATAGGGTCTAATACCTTCGGGATAAGGGCAATGAAAGAAGCACTGCAAGACTGATGAATAGATCCATGAATAAAAAATTGATTCATTACTTCCATGATTACAACCTTCAGCTCCTCCTAATATGCTTTAATCAGCTTAAATGTAATCCCGTCCGGACCCGGAGATTTGTTAATACCACACTCCCATATTGCGTTGCGAACTTCCTCTACTGAGAACGGAACAATCAAACTTTTAGCTTGAGCTTCACTTAGTTTTTTAAACCCGCCTGGACCGATTCTTGGTCTTGAATCCATTGGTTCCTTGAATTTTGATTGGAATGCTAATAAAAATTTTGTCTTGATTTCTCTCGGATCCGTCACCCAATTACCATCAATCCATAACCCACTTATTTTGTTTCTTGCAATATGACTATTAACAATTCTGTGAAAGTAACTAGTGTTTTCATCGCCCAAACCTATCCATTTCACTTTTGCTTTTGTTGTAAATCCGTTGCCAGTTTTTCATGCCAAAACTTGATACTCTTCTTGCAATCGTGCCACGAGACGATCTCAGATTCTGATAATTGTCTTTCCTCCGCTAGATTATCCAATACTTTCAGATTGTTTTGAGCTTCTATCATGgtcttttcttcttcctcttttctaTTCTTTCTCCATGCCTTTAATTCTTCCTTTATTGCCTTTAGCTTTATCGCCATCGCTTCATCTTTAAACCTGGAATCGCTACTTTTACTCAGCCCTCTCCTCACTGCCTCATCAAAACCAGGAATCGAAAACCAACTGCTAAATAACCTGAATGGGGATGGACCAAAACTATTGTTGATAGTCGTCAAGATTAACGGACTATGGTCTGAAAAGTCTCTGTTTAGAGCCAATAGTGACGCGTTCAGCCACCTCCCCGTAAAGTTTTCACAAACTAGCATCCGATCTATTTTACTTAGATTTGTGCCATCTCCAGATAAGAAAGTGAACTTCATGCCCCCCATATTGAAACTATTGAAACTCATAGCTCCACCTATATCGAACTGGGAATTAAATCTCTCCTCCGGGTACCTAACTTCATTGAAGTCGCCCAATATTAGCCATAAACCATGAATCGAATTCTTCGCTTCTAACAGCTCTTCCCACATCCTCCTTCTATTAGCTTTTAACGTTGACCCATAAACATTAACAATAACCATATCCACATCCTCCCCAGTGACCCTACCCTTTAGTAtaataaaattttgattttttaccTCCAGTTCCTTTTTGAAAATTCGCGGATTCCACATCGACAAAAGGCCACCCGATCTTCCATCCGCATCCATTTTTGTGAATTCAAAATCTGTGTTATCCTAGAATTTTCTTATCTTATTTAACGATAAATCCCTGAATTGAGTCTCCTAAATAGCCAAAAACGACAAGTTGTACTTACCCAGAATTTCTCTAACTCCTGCTGCTTTCCCAGCCCCACCTGCTCCTTTAATATTCATAGATCCAAAATTCATTGTTGACTGACATCCTCCTGATCTTCTGTCACAATTGTTTTTACCAGATCCTCATACTTTGTTAAATCATCTCCAATATAAAGCCCAGTTTCTGTTGTTGCTTCTACCTCCCTATTCACTTCCTGTTCGTTGCAGATTCTTGAATCGGTCTCATCATCACTATTTCCTGCTGTGTCCTCTTCCTGACCCACGACTGAACACTCCTCTTCCCATTCTGAATTATACTCATCTTCCACACAATCGTCATTAACATCAGCGTTGAATAGATCTTCTTCTGTGAATCTCACCCGAATTTTATTGCTCCTTCTTTTGCCTTTAccttttttaaacaaaattttcTTTTTGGGTCTAGATCTTGAGTCATCATACACTTCGATATTTAGATCTGGAATCTTGTTTTTACCGACCGTTGTTGCTTCTACCTCCCTATTCACTTCCTGTTCGTTGCAGATTCTTGAATCGGTCTCATCATCACTATTTCCTGCAGTGTCCTCTTCCTGACCCACGACTGAACACTCCTCTTCCCATTCTGAATTATACTCATCTTCCACACAATCGTCATTAACATCAGCGTTGAATAGATCTTCTTCTGTGAATCTCACCCGAATTTTATTTCTCCTTCTTTTGCCTTTAccttttttaaacaaaattttcTTTTTGGGTCTAGATCTTGAGTCATCATACACTTCGATATTTAGATCTGGAATCTTGTTTTTACCGACCGTTTGTTGGGGCTTCAGACAACTTGCACGGGGTTCAGCTAAACTaattctttttctctttttttggGCTGTAGATGAGAGCCCAAACGTGTTAAATGGCCCATTTTGATTTGCCACCTTAGGGGACCCATCCTCAGTAATTGGTTCCTCTCTAACATTTGTTTCCTTGAGAATTGAAAAAGTCTGCGCATTTATTGGTGTTACCTCGTTCCACTTCTTGTCAACTTCTGACTTTTCGTTATCCACCCTTGACCTTTCCTCTTCCCTCATCTCGGTCACCTTTGGACTCTTTTCCGATTCATCTAATTTCGGTGCTGGAGCTGGAGTCGGGGCCAGAGCCGGGATCTCTTGAGCCGACGTTGGTGATTCATGTGCCAATTCTTCTGTCTCCATATTTGCTGTTTGGACACTATCCCCTGAATTTGCCGTCGGAATATCGTATTGTTGTGACGGAGTCATCCCATTACTTGTATCCACCTCATTGACAAATTCCGGAACCCATAACTGGTGAATTTCTGAGACCCAGACCTCGTACAATAAATTTTTCCACCTCACAGTGATTTTCTCGTTAATCTCCGTACCGTTTTTTACTATGACACCCACCGTATCTTCATTgaaacaaaaatctttttcatCTGCTTCAGACTTTTTATTACTTTTCCAAATCTTTCTCCAATGCAGTCGAAAACGGCATCGATCCAAAGTTGTAGTGGAACACATCTAATTCTCAGCCATGCGATCCTCTCAAAGGGTATGAATTCACCGTTCCATATTTCCAAGTTATCAAACCATTCTTTCTAGGATTCGTAGTCACCTTTAATCCTCAGATtcatttcttctatagtatcaaAGATGACTAATAACTTCAAACCACCCACATACCTAACCTGCGAGTCCTTTAAACCCAGAACTTTCTTCATATTATTTACTTTTCTGAGTGCTTCAACGTTCTTTAGCTCACCTATCACTGATTTTCCCCTACACATTGTGTAAATTTTTGACTCATTTGCAAAAGTCAGCTCGTTTTCGTCTTCATGTTGTGCTGATTTCTCAGCAGCCACATCAGCCCACGATACTCCTCTTTTGAGACAGCCCTTTCTTGGAATCTCCATCCCTTCTCCGCCTATGTTTACCGGTTCTTTGTTTTCCTCCGCCCAGACCTTCTTTTGACCTTGATTTTTCTTAACCACCTTGATAAATCTGGCTACATTTGCTCTAATCTTCCACCCAAAGAAAGCCATCTGATTGAGTGCCTTAATCATCTTTTCCGTGTCCTTAACATTAGTGAATCTAAGGAAACCGAAACGATTTCCCCTTTTGTCCAGTTTCCTAGCAATGTAGGCATCCACTACATTACCATAATGTTTGCTCTATGTCCATAGTTCGCCATCCGATACATGGGGGTGTATGTTTGTAATGTAGAAAGTAATAGCTTTTTCCTTGATTATTCCTTCACTATTCTCCTTGTTTCTGTCGTTTTCTGGGTAGTCACCAGGGGATTCTATTTctccctcctctctctctccatgGTAGAGCTACACTGGTGCACTTTGCACTAACCGAACCAGGAACCGGAACTGGTAGCGAATGGAAGAAGCCGGAAAGTCGATTAGGGTGAAAGGTTAGATCAAGGTTTGCAGCGATGAATGAAACCGGCTAAACCTCGCACACTAATCCACGTTAACTCCTCTTCGTCGAGCCAACCAGCCGGAAGCACTGGAAGCACCGGACACGTAGGTGAAAACTTCAAAGAAAAAGAACCTCCGACGGAGAATGGAAGGATCGAAAGTCGGGTTAGGGAGGAAGGTCAAGCCAGGGAATCCGGCGACCTTACACGCTAAACCTACAGACACCACTTCGTCGAGCCTCCGGCAGGTCCACATGACGGCGACTCTTAGGCTTCTAGACTCTTAGAATTTCAATAGATGAGACTGAATTTTTTATATTCtatttggcaattaactctattttCACAATAATCCATTTCTGCTAACATTTTTGGTTTGTTATAAATGGTTGGTGAATTTAATTAGTAATTAATAaaaggttattttttttattgaacGGTCGAAAATTATACGACTTAGAGGTAGCGAGAAGCTTTTTTTGAAAGgagaacttcattaaaacacaccCAACTTGAAAACCGAGCCGGACAACAAGCAACAAGAAcactacataattacaaatttacactaATCCGACCACGAGATAGCATTGCACCTCGATCTATACTTAAACCACAAAAAACCCAAGGATTTGATTTCGCTAAAAACATTATCTACCTAAACTTTAGTTGCCGAGAAGACCATCTTGTTCCGAGCCATCCACAAGCACCAGCAAGAAGAAACGATAATAATTCCTTGAGTAACAGTCCTATCACCAGCTTTGATGTGCCCACCTTTATGGATCTCCAGCAAGTCTTTGAACTAGAAGACGAAGATAGGAGGAATACGACACCAACGGATAATCTTTTGCCATAACATAGTGGCAACCGCACACGAGGTAAAAAGGTGCTCCACTGTCTCGTTCTCAGAATTGCATAAGGAACAGAACCCATCTCCAATAACCACTATACCCCTCCTCTACAACGCATCCGCAGTAGGAATTTTGTTTATTTCCGCTCTCCAAATGAACATGTTACACTTACTTGGAACCCATTTGCACCACTCCAACACGTACCTGTCGCTAGCATCCGTAGCACCAACCAGAAGATTCTTGACCGAGTTGACGGAGATCGAGCCCAGCCAAAAACAAGAGCTAGCGAGAAGCTAGAACACAAAAACAAGAGAATGTTTGTTACATGTATTTGTATTCCTGAAATACTATTTAGGTTATAAACTAAACTTATGTTTATTACatgtatttgtatatattagaCCTAGAACATATTCACAATGTTATTAATTAACATCGTTGTAATTATGGCCGATCATGCGTTGGTCATTGTTAGTTATTAACTCCGTTTGCGAGTTAATCTTTTGCCGCCAATCAAGCGTTAAAAATAAAGGTCAAACACTTGTATACCATTAGGTGTTTTTTGTTACATTACCAAACCACCAAGATTAATCAACTTTTGTTTAATCCAAAACTGTTCTCTGCAAATTCCTATGGATCACCATTTCCATTTTTCATTGTTAATCTGTTTTGATCTTGTTTGATTCCTATTCTGGGCCACCAAATGCATCACGTTATCAAACCATTGATTCCAATGTGCTGCCTTCTACCGTTACATTAAAAATGTTAGATAATGTAAAATTTCCAAGATGTGGGCGCTGACTATTTGACCATCAAAAGTCTATTTTTCAAGTAATAAACACAATCAAGGGTGCTGccaattttgttaataaaaatgtgtagtatatttaataaattataaattatgtAAATTTTCAAGAATGTGGGCTTTGAATTAATCCATCAATAGAAGTATAAATATAACAAAATCCTTGGCATAACACACACCATCCAATAACAATGGAATATCTTATAATAGTGGCTACTCTTCTCTTATCTTACATACTTATCTCGGTTTTGGGATTCGGCAAACCGAAGAACTTACCTCCAGGCCCAACACGGCTGCCTATCATAGGAAACCTCCACTTGCTCGGAGACCTACCACACCAGTCGCTAGCCAAACTAGCCAAAATCCATGGCCCTATAATGTCTTTAAAACTCGGTCAGAACACCACAGTCGTCATATCCTCCTCCACTGCCGCGATAGAAGTACTCAAAAAGCAAGACCTTGCTTTCGCCAACCGTTATGTCCCTGACGCGGTGACTGCCTATAACCACGACCAACACTCCCTCTCATTTCTCCATGTCTGCACAGAGTGGCGCACCCTCAGAAGGATCGTTACTTCCAATATCTTCTCCAACAATTCCCTTGAAGCCAAACAACACTTGAGGAACCAGAAAGTTGAAGAACTAGTAGCATACTGCCGGAAAGCTAGTCTTTCAAATGAAAATGTGGACATCGGTCGTGCTGCATTCAGAACCTCATTGAATCTTTTATCCAACACTATTTTCTCCAAGGATCTAACAGACCCGTATGAGGATTCTGGTAAAGAGTTTAAGGAGGTGATTACCAGTGTTATGGAGGACTCTGGAAAGACAAATCTTGTTGACGTTTTTCCGGTGTTGAAGAAGTTTGATCCACAAGGGCTCAAGAGAAGAATGACTCGTCATTTTACAAAGGTTCTTGGGATCTTTGATGAGTTAATCGAGGAGAGACTGCGAACGGGTAGCTTCGAGCAAGGTGATGTATTGGACGTGTGTTTGAAAATGATGCAAGATAACCCAAACGAGTTCAATCACACAAACATAAAGGATTTGTTTTTGGTGAGTAAATTGGTCATTATCTGATATTTCAATTACTATTGATGTTTAGTTTCTTTTTATGTAATTGTTTTTAGAAGTTACACCTATTTCTCGATATTTTTCtctaatgtttcaattttaacataTAATTTTATTTGATGATCTAGGATTTGTTTGTTGCTGGCACTGATACAACTTCAATTACAGTAGAATGGGCAATGGCAGAATTACTACGCAACCCACACATCATGACTAAAGCCAAAGAGGAGCTTGAAAAGGTTATTGGTAAAGGTAGCATCGTAAAAGAGGATGATGTATCGAGGCTACCCTACTTATCGTGCATTGTGAAAGAAGTTTTACGACTGCACCCACCAGCCCCGTTACTTCTTCCTCGAAAAGTTATTAAAGAGGTACAACTCAGTGGATACAGCATCCCAGCGGGCACACAGGTGTTTGTGAATGCATGGGCCATAGGTAGAGACCCAACCGTATGGGATGACTCACTAGAGTTCAAGCCACAAAGATTTTTGGAGTCTGGGGTTGATGTCCGAGGTCAGGATTTCGATCTAATCCCGTTTGGTGCTGGACGAAGAATATGCCCCGGTGTGCCACTTGCAACCCGGATGGTCCCTATCATGTTGGGCTCATTACTCAATAATTTTGACTGGGAAATTGACACAGAAATTAAACATGATGCTTTGGACATGACTGAGAAACATGGAACCACTATATCGAAGGCCAAACCTCTGTGTGTTGTTCCGATACCACTGAATTAGCATCAATTCAGCTTGTTGGATATAACTCTAGCTAAAGTCCAGCCAACTTTGTATCCCACGTGAATGAAGTATTTTATTAACTCttgaaatatttatttaattttttttgtctttttatttgCAGTCATTGGTCTTTGTTTTGTAAGCTCTTCTTGATCAATAAAGTAGTCATTTCAATACTCTGCATTGTTTTTAGTTTGTGATTATAAGTTCTAAACACCAACATTGTCGTATCAGAGCTTAGGTTCTATCCTATTGTGAAGAGTGAAGATCATtgtgtgagattaaatatattattaatgtaatatttaatcttgtagcctttataatcatttatattatattagatcaaaatatattaataacctattaataattagttggtaattgttgatggaccatattacccttattaactaattaggtttcctcttgggtgtataaataaggggattattagagagtttaagggttacacaaattacacaatcacaaaccctcataacatcaattttcgtctctctccccataaccgaaatctaccctactttcggtttcatcaccatcatcaacttacaccctaaggaggaaccagatcatcctgacaatcatgtcgaactcgatggctgcatctctgactggattctctgttggcatgtctgctgtaacaggtatgttattcatgttttccattacatttaaacagaactgatccaacatgtggtatcagagcatatgttgataaatcgGTTCTGTTTttgtatccattattctgggatcaaaaatctggaaaacggaaGTTTTTTTAAGCCTTAAAATCAAAACAGTTTTCGAGTACTTTGTTGCCAAAATCCCTGTTTTCGGAAAAATATGTTTGATAATTTTGACTCGAAACCATAAATGGGATAATAATATCCGAAATCTGTTAACTGAAATCATAAAATTTAGATTTCGGATCCCAGATTATGTTTTTATCTTTTTAGGGCTCATCATATTGTTCTAAGAAAACTCGAAAATTCCCTAACTTTTGGAATATAATTtagattagtgggtgtttttactgttttgatcttaattttatctattaaagttttcgaaaactgttaaagaGATAATCAGTTATTATTTACGAAATCTTTTGATAATTTAGATCAGCAATAAAACAGGAAACACTATCCCATAATCCCTAaaatttcgagttttcagttatcatcacaaaacagctgttaacagggATTCGAGACCATCAGACTGCGAatcgagaccacaaggtctcgactcaaAATCATAAAGGCTCTCAAatctttacaactcgagacaagggtctcgactcgagaccacaaggttgcgactcgagaccataaagctacaactcgagactaaggttgcgactcgagaccataaggtcacaactcgagactaaggttgcgactcgagaccataaggtcacaactcgagactaaggttgcgactcgagacctcataactaactcgagatctcaaaactcagttgatccgcgctaacaggtggtttgcttttaaatacttggttttgttaacacttaattaattaatcaaaatcagataattttacaaaaccaaaatagctttgcttgaatgagcttctgatgtattaattctggccaaagctgatgtaatacatctatttattgttcaagtattatgaaagctatgttgagtatgcattacaaacgtgaaatgtcttaattctggccaaagctgatttaattcatttatgtttagcatgcttgacaagtgcataactaaagtgattgtctcatttctggccaaagctgatttgtcacgattactttgcatacatacttaaatgattacacttctggccaaagctgatttgtcttcggttaagtagaattttttaactaagtctattattttgatgttagtaatagacattatcacagcttcataattaaaatggtcattatttatgcctgccttagtatcacaagcccattagatcacattaggacttctttcttagtatcataacttgctcatcttatttccactatcagcacccaattgcgggattccacctttgactggtgataactttgctgcatggaaggatgctctcatgcctacgcttgggctgctggactttgattatgctttaagagagaataagccagcagACCTTACCGCTACAAGTACTGCTACTGAGCAGATAGTCCATgataaatggactaggtgtaaccgtatgtctctcatgttcatgaagcagtccatTGATAACTCAATTAGAggagccattcctgattctgaagatgctaaaacctatttggcttctgtggaggatcaattcaagggaacatcaaaagcacacgccagtactcttatcctcaagctggtgacaactaaatatgatgggaggagcggcattcgcgaacacatcttgatgatgcatgacatggccaataagctgaagggcc encodes the following:
- the LOC110913414 gene encoding uncharacterized protein LOC110913414 translates to MNFGSMNIKGAGGAGKAAGVREILDFEFTKMDADGRSGGLLSMWNPRIFKKELEVKNQNFIILKGRVTGEDVDMVIVNVYGSTLKANRRRMWEELLEAKNSIHGLWLILGDFNEVRYPEERFNSQFDIGGAMSFNSFNMGGMKFTFLSGDGTNLSKIDRMLVCENFTGRWLNASLLALNRDFSDHSPLILTTINNSFGPSPFRLFSSWFSIPGFDEAVRRGLSKSSDSRFKDEAMAIKLKAIKEELKAWRKNRKEEEEKTMIEAQNNLKVLDNLAEERQLSESEIVSWHDCKKSIKFWHEKLATDLQQKQK
- the LOC110910994 gene encoding 7-ethoxycoumarin O-deethylase; protein product: MEYLIIVATLLLSYILISVLGFGKPKNLPPGPTRLPIIGNLHLLGDLPHQSLAKLAKIHGPIMSLKLGQNTTVVISSSTAAIEVLKKQDLAFANRYVPDAVTAYNHDQHSLSFLHVCTEWRTLRRIVTSNIFSNNSLEAKQHLRNQKVEELVAYCRKASLSNENVDIGRAAFRTSLNLLSNTIFSKDLTDPYEDSGKEFKEVITSVMEDSGKTNLVDVFPVLKKFDPQGLKRRMTRHFTKVLGIFDELIEERLRTGSFEQGDVLDVCLKMMQDNPNEFNHTNIKDLFLDLFVAGTDTTSITVEWAMAELLRNPHIMTKAKEELEKVIGKGSIVKEDDVSRLPYLSCIVKEVLRLHPPAPLLLPRKVIKEVQLSGYSIPAGTQVFVNAWAIGRDPTVWDDSLEFKPQRFLESGVDVRGQDFDLIPFGAGRRICPGVPLATRMVPIMLGSLLNNFDWEIDTEIKHDALDMTEKHGTTISKAKPLCVVPIPLN